The following DNA comes from Caulobacter mirabilis.
GTATCGTCCGCATCCACCCACGGTCTGGCCGCTTCGCGCCGCCGGTGGTCGACGATCAGATTGCGCGCGATCCGAAACAGATAGGCGCGAAGATTGACGATCGGAGCGTCCTGCCCCGCGCGGATCGTCGCGGCGACGCGCAGCCAGCTCTCCTGGGCGATATCGTCGGCGTCCGCGCGGTTGCCGACACGCCCGCCCACCACGGCTCTCAGTCGGCGATCCGTCTCGCCGACATCATCTTCAGGAGGGTGGGGCAGCGGGAGCAGAGGACGCGATCCGACATCGAAAGGGCTGCAAGGCTGTAGATTAGTTGCGATCGACTCGCAACTAACATTGCAACAAGAGGCGCCCTCTCGTGTCGTCCCCGTCGACGAAGCGGCGGGTTGGCGCGCCAAAGATGCGTTCCATTATCCCGATGCCGCGCTTGCCCGGATGAAGATCGTCACAGTGTGGCTAGCCTGACGCCGTCGCTTCCATCGGGGATTGGAATGCTGTTCGTCATTGAGGCCGGGGGTCGGCCGTGAGTTCTCTTGCCTTCTCGGTCAGCGGCGACGACCGTCGCAGCCTGACCAGGCCCGCTCGCTCCCTCCTGCTGGTGGATCTTAGCGAAGGCGACCCGCACGACCTTGGCGTCTATCTCGAGCGCCAAGGTCTTTCCGTGTACGAAACCAACAGCCTCGATCGTCTCTACGGGGCCTCGCTCAAGGGAGAGTTCAACGCGGTGGCGCTGGTTGCGCGCCTGCCGAACCCAACGGTCCTGGCCGCTATTCGCCACATGAACGGCGCGGACGCCCCTCCGCTGCTCGTCGTCGCGCTCGAAGGCGAGGTCGTCGAGCGGGTGCTGGTCCTGGAGATGGGGGCGGATGATCTCGTGGGCCGCGACACCGAAGCACGGGAAGTGCTGGCCCGGCTGCACAGATTGATCTGGCGTCGCCCCGGAGCGGACGCGCCAGATCCTCGTCCGGGTTCCGCCGGCGAGGCCTGGGTGCTGAAGAACGCGCGGCGCGCCTTGATCACGCCGACCGGGCGGCGGATCAGTCTGACCGGCGGCGACCAGGAACTGTTGAACGCCTTCACCCGCCGCGAGGACGGACTCGTCCTCGAACAGGACTATCCGCGAGGCCATATCCGCACCGCCGTCTGCCGTCTGAAGCGGAAGGTCCTGCTGGGATCGGGCGTTGAACTGCCGATCCAGAACGTCCGGGGCGAGGGATATCGCTTCGACGCCAGCCTGGTGCAGGAATGACGTTCGTGCGCGGCCCCCTGCCCCGTCCTGAGCAAGCGCCGACGCCGGTCGAGCGCAAGCTGGTCAAGCGAAAGGCCTTCATCACGGTCGAGTACGACGCCGAGGACGTCTACGGCGCCAGGGCGCAGGAAGGCGAAATCCGGCGCGTCCTCGCCGATCTCCAGCCCGGCTTCGATCGGATCGCCATCCGCTTCGCGGATCGCCGCCAGCGATGCGCCCCGCGCGCAGCCGCGCCGGAACGGATCTGGCCGCGGGACTAGCGACCGGGCTCGCGCCGCATGATGTCGGCCAGGCGGTCCCTTAGCGCCAGACCGGCCGAGGTGGGGACCAGATGCCTCGCCCGCGCGTCGGCGCCCCGCAGCAGCTCGACCAGTCCATACGCCGGCTCGAGGGTGCCGGCCTCCCCTGCAGGCGCCATCGCGCGAACGCCGCGCGAAACGCCCGCGTCGGTCCGCCCGCACAGCTCGGCGAGTTCCAGCACGCGGACGCCTTCGCGGCGCAATATGTGCAGCAGCATGACCAGTTGGCCCAGACTCAGGCCCGGCGCGGTGCGTTCGACTTCGCGCAGCAAATCCAGCAGCACATCCGCAACCTGGTCCGGTTCGTCCCTCATGCCCCCTCCCAGCCTCGGCGCATCGGCGGCCATTCTGGGGCGGCCAGCCGCCGCTTCGTCGCGACAACCGCACGGTTCAGCGACTGGGCTTTGCGCTCCGACGGCGGATTGTGCTTCCTGCGCCTCGCAGGAGACAGGATGACCGACGACGGCGACTTCGAAACGCGGCCATGGGCCTTCACCCGGCTGGACGGGATGGTGGTGGTCCTCACCTTCGTCTTCTGGACGATCAACGCGCTGCAGCTGGGCGCGCGAACGCTGATCTCGCCGAGCAGCCTCAATCAGTTCGAGGGCATCGGCCTGGCGCGCCTGGCCAGTCTCGCCACCGGCATAGCCTTGACGCTGCTGATGTGGCTGTTCCTGCGTCGGCTCGGCGAGACGCGAGCCTTCGCCTGGTTCTGGCGCGCCGCGGCGCTCGGCCTCGTGGTCTGCCTGGTCCACACGGTGCTGAACGGCGCCTACTTCTGGCTGCTGACCGATTATCACGAGCAGGCGGGCGAACGGTTCTTGGATCCACGCAGCGTCGCCTCGACCTACATCTCGTTCCTGTGGCCGATCATGACCTGGTCGGCCCTGTGCGCGATCATCGTCGCCGGCGACAACCTGAACCGTCAGCGGATCCGGACCGCGCTGGCCCAGGCCGCGGCGCAACAGGCTCAGCTGGCGGCGCTCCGCCTCCAGATTCAGCCGCACTTTCTCTTCAACACGCTGAACTCGATCTCCAGCCTCATCGGCGATGGCCGGACGCGCGAAGCGGATACGACCGTGCTGCGTCTCGCCGCCTTTCTCAAGCACACTCTGTCGGCGGCGCCGCGAGAGCTGGTCCGGCTGGAGAGCGAACTTGACGGTCAAGGACGCTACCTCGACATCGAGGAGGTTCGCTTTCCCGATCGCCTGCGCCGTCGTCTCGCGGTGGCGCCCGACACCGTCGGCGCCATGGTGCCCAGCCTCATCCTCCAGCCGTTCGTCGAGAATGCGGTCAAGCACGGGCTGTCGCGGTCGCTCGATCTCATGACCGTTGAGATCGGCGCGCGGCGCGAAGGCTCGCGCCTTTGGCTATGGGTGTCCGACGACGGGCCGGGAGGCGGCGTCGCCGGCGTGAGGGGGCTTGGCCGAAGCCTTGAGAACGCCGAGCAGCGCCTGGCGCTTCTCTATGGACCCGAGGCGGCCCTGCGATACGGGCCGACGCCCTCGGGCGGGTGGCGCGTCGACGTCGAGCTGCCCTTCGAGGTCGCGGCGTGAAGGTTCTGATCGCCGACGACGAGCCCCTCGCCCTGGCCCGCCTGCGGCAGGCCCTAGCCTGCATTCCGGAGGTCGAGCTGGTCGCCGCCGCCCGGTCCGGGGACGAAGCGCTCCAGTTCGTGCGCAGTCTCAAACCCGATCTGGCGATTCTCGATATCCAGATGCCTGGGCTGGACGGGCTGGGCGTGGTGGGTCGGCTGCGGCCGGCGGACGTCGTGCCCGAGATCATCTTCGTCACGGCCTTCACGCAGCATGCCGTCCGGGCCTTC
Coding sequences within:
- a CDS encoding response regulator transcription factor, with translation MSSLAFSVSGDDRRSLTRPARSLLLVDLSEGDPHDLGVYLERQGLSVYETNSLDRLYGASLKGEFNAVALVARLPNPTVLAAIRHMNGADAPPLLVVALEGEVVERVLVLEMGADDLVGRDTEAREVLARLHRLIWRRPGADAPDPRPGSAGEAWVLKNARRALITPTGRRISLTGGDQELLNAFTRREDGLVLEQDYPRGHIRTAVCRLKRKVLLGSGVELPIQNVRGEGYRFDASLVQE
- a CDS encoding RNA polymerase sigma factor, with amino-acid sequence MARQPAASSTGTTREGASCCNVSCESIATNLQPCSPFDVGSRPLLPLPHPPEDDVGETDRRLRAVVGGRVGNRADADDIAQESWLRVAATIRAGQDAPIVNLRAYLFRIARNLIVDHRRREAARPWVDADDTVLAAAPDPRPDPEATLVTRSELARMDRIMAAMPVKPREVFRLSRIEGLSFAEIGRRLGVSRQTVHEHMGRALLAIQLAADADFGAET
- a CDS encoding sensor histidine kinase, with translation MTDDGDFETRPWAFTRLDGMVVVLTFVFWTINALQLGARTLISPSSLNQFEGIGLARLASLATGIALTLLMWLFLRRLGETRAFAWFWRAAALGLVVCLVHTVLNGAYFWLLTDYHEQAGERFLDPRSVASTYISFLWPIMTWSALCAIIVAGDNLNRQRIRTALAQAAAQQAQLAALRLQIQPHFLFNTLNSISSLIGDGRTREADTTVLRLAAFLKHTLSAAPRELVRLESELDGQGRYLDIEEVRFPDRLRRRLAVAPDTVGAMVPSLILQPFVENAVKHGLSRSLDLMTVEIGARREGSRLWLWVSDDGPGGGVAGVRGLGRSLENAEQRLALLYGPEAALRYGPTPSGGWRVDVELPFEVAA
- a CDS encoding MarR family winged helix-turn-helix transcriptional regulator, translated to MRDEPDQVADVLLDLLREVERTAPGLSLGQLVMLLHILRREGVRVLELAELCGRTDAGVSRGVRAMAPAGEAGTLEPAYGLVELLRGADARARHLVPTSAGLALRDRLADIMRREPGR